ttcgaatcctgcctcgggcatggatgtgtgtgatgtccttaggttagttaaatttaagaagttcgaagttctaggggactgatgacctcagatgtaaaggccCAGAGCCATTCCTCCACGAGAAGTGTTCCCAGAAATTTCCTAGCAGTGACTCCAAGTAAATTTAAATGCAGCGCTAATGGTGGAAGGAAGGCAGAAACGAGTTTTTAAAAACTTGTCGATTACGAGATCACTAGAGACGGGGAACAAGCCAGGGGAGAAAATTATTCGTGCCTAGTCTCAAACTTATCGTACCAGATTACGACTTGCGGAACTGAAGAAAATCTTGATGGCTGGTAACACAACTATCACCCACTCTTAACGAATGGGGGATCCACTTCAGTAGATGGTGTCAGTTTGTGCTCATTTCTTCCTCTGAATTTCGTAAGCAAAATTCGTGCAGGTACTTATGCTTCGCCGTCCTGTATGTGTTTACGCAGGAatataatattttggaaaaaaatcggtgtaaaattttatttgttttttgacaTGACTTcattaaaatgttttctcatccgGTTCTCAAATTATCGAGTTTGATGTCTGCCTCCTTCACCAGGTCGTGATGAGCGCCATCCTGGCAGCGGCCGTCGCCGCCCCCAAGCCCGGCTACCTGGGCGCCGCCCACGGCCtcgtcgccgccgcccccgccgtggtGGCCGCCCCAGCAGTAATCGCCGCCCACGGCGTGCACCCCGGCTACGCCGCGTACGGCCCCGCCCCAGTGGCTGTGGGACCCGGCGGCTACCTGGCCGACACCCACGACGTGGCCGCCGCCAGGGCCGCCCACCTGACCGCCGTCGCCCAGACGCAGGCCCGCGACGCCCACATCAACggcgccgccgcccacgccgccctcGCCGCCCCCGCCCTGCTCGGAGCGCACGGACTGGCGTACGGACACGGCCTGGCTTACGGCCACGGTCTGGCCCATGGCGCAGCCTATCATGGCTAGGAGGCTGTGAGGACACCAGCTGTTACGTTTTCACTTTGTTCTATTTATAAATAAAACTGATGCCTGAGTATTTGTTTGTTATTCCATTCCACTGCGCCACGTTATAAAATGGTTCTGATCATTAAATCAGGGCTGATctgaaatttcctagcagattaatgCTACTAAGACGCCCGCTaaaccgctgggcagaacaggtaataggattgtgaaaagggccaagggttgaagtcagtttcggcttctaattgtcatttattgtaatttagcgactgtttcactgctgaaggcctccaacaagatatcttaataagataaaaatccaattaagatagcaataaaataattcgaagaacaacaaacacaaagtgcaatacaaatggctgagggccacaattaatttccaaaatttcagaAGATAtaaccatagacctttaaaggcagaaggccaacaagaaatctttaaagaaaacaaaaattcaatgaagatagcaataaaaataattttaaaacccgAAAGACAACGTTcacaaggtgcaacacaaatggctgagggccacagttaaatttcaaaacttcagaatatattattatagacctttaaaggcagaaggccagcatgtttaacaacaagaaatcttaaaagtcaacaagataaaaatttcattaagatagcaataaaataattcaaagaaaCAACATATGGAAggagcaataccaatggctgagggccacaataaaacttcaaaatttcaaaatatattaccataatattTAAAGGCACAAGGCCGCAGTGTTCaaacttgaaagataaatttaaaaattaattttgcaaaattttaagaaacaaacaataaccacaagcctaaatttaaaaatggctgacaagagataattaaacaccggAGGCACTAAGAAGccttccagggaggtcggtctgccctcaatCACTtatgtgagacaggtggtgagcccaactatacttgatccgtcggaacccaataAGGAgacagccacagaccgaccgacacaacgacttacttgccaccaatcggtacatgagaatacGAACACCAaatctccccaacagcgaaccaccgaaacgaaccaccacgacatgaatggacgtggcttgggtagttgaaactactactcagccttgacgtcctgggtcggtgaaccacgaggCTCGTGGCGATCGGACAGCACCACACATGCTGCGACACTGCGGAGGGCCCGGCAGCGGACCCAGGCGACAGCACCGCACGGAGACGGAGatgtcctccctggtccgcaccaaccgatcgactgcctgctggtccgtccgcgactgctgctccgtcgcgactgcactgctggtgcgtctcccactcacttccagacacacgacggaggaaatactggctcggacccaaccgtgcagagaaaacacgcccactggctaaccgacatccctgcaccaggaaaggaccaacCCAAGTTCCACAATATGGTAATTTAAAGGGCCCAAAAGCACTCAGAGAACCAGTCACACTTCGCCAGATGAGACGACCTACCTCTCACAGTCAATACGTGacgacatttaaaataacttgtcaatccagatcacaaactacgcacacaacatgacaaacactgcacgaagacctgaacgatacccaacagtaactaagcaaacACGAGCCAAAtctggagtcgatgcacacacacacacacacacacacacacacacacacacacacacacacagccgactcatgcaCGATAGGCGAGGCCAAATGCGTCGTCgggttggacgaccgaccgacgatccaccaagaccgtggcccggctcaagtgatgcgtgacggacaatggtcgggcgagccatgtcgatgcagacctcactgctccaacccgactgccctAGTGACGCATTGCAACtctccgactggcaggtccggactgcggtcCAGACGTCTTCTAGCTGACtagcagacccgaactcgcaacccgaactgcgaccaactctcctacgacagacaacgaccggaaagtaatagcagtcgagcaaagttactgcgagaggggatatatcgatacgcgctgctaacgccgctcacggtcaggcaaagcagcaactcagtagtaatttaaattaacctagcgaggtggaagtacgttaaaatcaGGGTGTAAAATAGAAGATGTCGGGAACACGAGCCACCCACGGCTCAAATACATCCCGGGATGGTACTGAGaaccatgaaatgaaatggcgtgtgacgagggcctcccgtcgggtagactgctcgcctggtgcaagtctttcgatttgatgccacttcggcgacttgcgcgtcgatggggataaaatgatgatgattaggacaacacaacacccagtccctgaacgaagaaaatctccgacccagccgggaatcgaacccgggcccttaggattgacagtctgtcgcgctgaccactcagctaccgggagcggagaACCATAAGCTTGTATTACGTGGGCGTTTTTTTACTGGCGCAGCTATCCAGGACGATTCAGAACGCGGCCTTCACTCCAGTTTCATGTTCTGGGAATTAATTCTCAGCACTGTACCCAAGCGACTTCTCCACTGTTTCttatcttccaggagtgccagtacCACTTGATACGCAGAATAACTTGTGTGAACTTTTAATGCGTCCGATAATTCCATGAAACGATTTCTTTGATACtttaatttcttgtaaatattCGACACTGGGTGATAATGCGATATCTGTTTTGAGgatcggctggtcctggcggaggttcgagtcctccgtcgggcatgggtgtgtgtgtttgtcattaggataatttaggttaagtagtgtgtaagcttagggactgatgaccttagcagttaattcccataagatttcacacacatttgaacatttttttgtattgaGGATATTGATGATTTGACATCCTGTCGACAATTAGAtctgatggagcacaagctcggcagAGCAAGAATAGGATAAGACATTGACTTTGTCAGTATCACAAGAGTCATAACCGTTTCAACATTCGCATAAATTGATGCAACTGAAGCACGAAAAACCTACTACTGGATAATCACTGTGCCATATCGATCAGTACATCTGAAAACGTCTCATTAATATTCATGGAATATTCCGCTGGTACGTGGAAGAACATGTATACTAAACTGAAATACACTGTATTAATGTTCCGGaataatatttactttataattCGTTGTGAACCGGCTTTCGGGTTCCTACGACACCACCAGATAAGACAGTCTACGAAACATGAGCGGGATCTTCTACCTGTACAAGATTGTTACTTCCAAAGATATATGACCATTTTACGACCACACCGGATGTTGTACAGTTCTTATTACAGTCTTCAGTGGCTTGTAAAGGGGACTTAGTTGACAAAGTTTTCATGCTTAGCAAATGTCTGGAAACGTACTGTTTGGATGTAAAGTAGGTCTGAAGACCGGATCATTTTGTCGATTTAATCTCTAGGCGTAATTTAGATAGTAGAGAagacaaaagtaaaatttattgggagaattctaggaaagggcATATCATGTTTAAACTAATCAGCACGAAGAACGTAAGTGGGACCAATTGTCGAGTACAGCTCTAGTGTTTATGATTCCAACCTcctcgggttaaaggaagacgatAATGTAATTGAGAGGCGTGTTGCAAGATTTGATACCTGTAGGATCGATCAGTAGACGAAATGCTTCAACAACCCAAATGGAAACGACTGCTGACAGCTGTATTACTCCAAAATTTATCACACAACTTGTTTCAGTTGTTAGTAGATCATCTTCTGGTGTCTGCATACACGACAAGGCACAATGCGGCATCACAAAAGAaactcataaatacactcctggaaattgaaataagaacaccgtgaattcattgtcccaggaaggggaaactttattgacacattcctggggtcagatacatcacatgatcacactgaca
This genomic interval from Schistocerca cancellata isolate TAMUIC-IGC-003103 chromosome 3, iqSchCanc2.1, whole genome shotgun sequence contains the following:
- the LOC126177019 gene encoding cuticle protein 65-like isoform X1, which codes for MAARCHIVHSSQLVQPRTAHRTAMKVLVVMSAILAAAVAAPKPGYLGAAHGLVAAAPAVVAAPAVIAAHGVHPGYAAYGPAPVAVGPGGYLADTHDVAAARAAHLTAVAQTQARDAHINGAAAHAALAAPALLGAHGLAYGHGLAYGHGLAHGAAYHG